A window of Actinobacillus suis ATCC 33415 contains these coding sequences:
- the lnt gene encoding apolipoprotein N-acyltransferase — protein MKFVKNPSILTACLLASVLGGIGTLAYSPFDIWGLIYLSAAGLIWAAILPQRKTALWATFAWSLGCFCVGVNWVHVSMTQFGGVPLVVSYIAVFLLACYLAIYNLLFSYIAQRFQIRNPFALAAIFTFTEYLRGVVFTGFPWLQFGYTQIDGPFAGIAPLLGVEGLTFFVMVVSGCLVLLVKKSTKTTASLATLAILCGLAFTTKFIPFVQIDEQKQPLNVSLVQGNIEQKMKWDPAHFDYTLQTYQRLISPLLGKSDVIVLPESAIPALETQIYPLLSQLQQVAAEKGSEVIIGTLYQDESEQLFNSAVVLGNPSQPYNLHNTMRYNKHHLVPFGEYVPFGSVLDWMRDVFILPINLSQGEFVQQPLFAKNRKFNMAICYEVIFGHQMQQNQQAQQSDYLLTITNDAWFGASIGPWQHFQMARMRALELGKPLLRAANTGITAVISAKGEIIEQIPQFEANVLTAQIQLTKGETLFAKTGSWLIYALGLFCLILSFARFRKK, from the coding sequence ATGAAATTTGTAAAAAATCCATCAATTTTAACCGCTTGTTTGCTTGCCAGTGTCCTCGGAGGCATTGGGACACTCGCCTACTCCCCTTTTGATATTTGGGGACTCATTTACCTTTCCGCCGCAGGCTTAATTTGGGCAGCGATACTTCCGCAGCGAAAAACCGCACTTTGGGCAACTTTTGCTTGGTCACTCGGTTGTTTTTGTGTCGGGGTAAATTGGGTACACGTCAGTATGACCCAATTCGGTGGCGTACCGCTTGTGGTGAGCTATATCGCGGTGTTTTTATTGGCTTGCTACCTCGCTATTTATAATTTGCTATTCAGCTATATTGCCCAGCGTTTTCAAATCCGTAATCCTTTTGCACTTGCGGCGATTTTTACCTTTACCGAATATCTGCGTGGCGTAGTCTTTACCGGCTTTCCTTGGCTACAGTTCGGTTATACGCAAATTGACGGTCCGTTTGCCGGCATTGCACCGCTGTTAGGTGTTGAAGGGCTCACATTCTTTGTGATGGTTGTAAGCGGTTGCCTTGTGTTATTAGTAAAAAAATCTACAAAAACGACCGCTTCTCTTGCCACCTTAGCAATACTATGCGGATTAGCATTTACAACTAAATTTATTCCATTTGTGCAAATTGATGAGCAAAAACAACCGCTTAACGTAAGTCTTGTACAAGGTAATATTGAGCAAAAGATGAAATGGGATCCGGCACATTTCGATTATACGTTACAAACCTATCAGCGTTTAATCAGCCCATTATTAGGTAAGAGTGATGTAATTGTATTACCCGAATCAGCCATTCCGGCGTTAGAAACGCAAATTTATCCGTTACTTAGTCAACTTCAACAAGTTGCTGCAGAAAAAGGCAGTGAAGTAATTATTGGTACACTCTACCAAGACGAAAGCGAGCAATTATTTAATAGTGCGGTGGTGTTAGGTAATCCATCGCAACCCTATAACTTGCACAATACCATGCGTTATAACAAACACCATTTAGTGCCGTTTGGCGAATATGTACCTTTCGGATCGGTATTGGATTGGATGCGTGATGTGTTTATTCTGCCGATTAATTTATCGCAAGGCGAATTTGTGCAACAGCCGCTTTTCGCTAAAAATCGTAAATTTAATATGGCGATTTGCTATGAGGTAATTTTCGGTCATCAAATGCAACAAAACCAACAAGCGCAACAATCGGATTATTTATTAACAATTACCAACGATGCTTGGTTTGGTGCCTCTATCGGTCCTTGGCAACATTTCCAAATGGCAAGAATGCGCGCACTTGAGTTAGGTAAACCGTTACTCCGTGCCGCAAACACCGGGATTACAGCGGTTATCAGCGCTAAAGGCGAAATTATCGAACAGATTCCTCAATTTGAAGCGAATGTATTAACTGCCCAAATTCAGCTGACTAAAGGCGAAACCCTATTCGCTAAAACTGGAAGCTGGCTAATTTATGCGCTAGGCCTATTTTGTCTGATCTTGTCTTTTGCAAGATTTAGAAAGAAATAG
- the corC gene encoding CNNM family magnesium/cobalt transport protein CorC (CorC(YbeX) belongs to the Cyclin M Mg2+ Exporter (CNNM) family, and was characterized as belonging to a set of three proteins, at least one of which must be present for CorA to function.) — MSDEQQSVNSQDKKSFLHSIFSGLFQSEPKNREDLVEVIRDSVENELIDSDTKEMIEGVMEISELRVRDIMIPRPQIVYIDASLPLEACVDLIIESAHSRFPVILDDGKDTVQGILLAKDLLKYLRSDSEPFNMQAILRPAVIVPESKRVDRMLKEFRSERFHMAIVVDEFGAVSGLVTIEDILEQIVGDIEDEFDEEEIEPIRQLSRHTYAVSALTDIEKFNETFATEFTDEEVDTVGGLVMQAFGHLPQRGEQIQLEGIDFKVTSADSRRLIQLRVTVPDEQLEKMEQLVTNEE, encoded by the coding sequence ATGAGTGATGAACAGCAAAGCGTGAATTCGCAAGATAAGAAATCGTTTTTACATTCTATTTTTAGTGGTTTATTTCAATCCGAGCCTAAAAATCGTGAAGATTTAGTCGAAGTTATTCGCGATTCGGTTGAAAATGAATTGATTGATAGCGATACCAAAGAAATGATTGAAGGGGTAATGGAAATCTCCGAACTTCGTGTACGTGATATTATGATCCCTCGCCCGCAAATTGTTTATATTGATGCCAGTTTACCGCTCGAAGCCTGCGTGGATTTGATTATTGAATCGGCTCACTCACGTTTTCCCGTAATACTAGATGATGGAAAAGATACTGTACAGGGTATTTTATTGGCAAAAGATTTGCTGAAATACCTACGTTCTGATTCCGAACCGTTTAATATGCAAGCTATCTTGCGCCCAGCGGTTATTGTGCCGGAAAGTAAGCGCGTTGACCGAATGTTAAAAGAATTCCGTTCGGAACGTTTTCATATGGCAATTGTGGTGGACGAGTTCGGTGCGGTATCGGGCTTAGTTACGATTGAAGATATTCTCGAACAAATTGTCGGCGATATTGAAGACGAATTTGATGAAGAAGAAATCGAGCCGATTCGTCAGCTTTCTCGCCATACTTATGCAGTATCGGCACTGACTGATATTGAAAAATTCAACGAAACCTTTGCGACTGAATTTACCGATGAAGAAGTGGATACAGTGGGCGGTTTAGTGATGCAGGCATTTGGACATCTCCCACAGCGAGGCGAACAAATTCAATTAGAAGGTATTGATTTTAAAGTCACTTCTGCCGATAGCCGTCGTCTGATTCAATTACGTGTTACCGTACCGGATGAACAGCTGGAAAAAATGGAACAGCTGGTCACCAACGAAGAATAA
- a CDS encoding curli polymerization inhibitor CsgI-related protein, which produces MKLAKIAVAVATLAVSSFSVAGTLTTSDSVELLAFDGQKVAKGTAGLSIDSKVHQVAVSVADIVDGSYFSIDPVILTFNGTDEDAKIVTPKFTSHFAVDKFRKELNFKIETASGKEIAYKRDLLKGEGFAPNSRVEDNLAKYNASKAVASVSSFANAALESKGQMVIETANVKEEQLQILFKKADKETQKRFLEWAKKQQ; this is translated from the coding sequence ATGAAATTAGCGAAGATTGCAGTTGCGGTTGCAACACTGGCGGTCAGTTCATTTTCTGTTGCCGGTACTTTAACTACATCGGATAGCGTAGAGTTATTAGCGTTTGATGGTCAGAAAGTAGCGAAAGGCACGGCAGGATTATCAATTGATAGTAAGGTACATCAGGTGGCTGTGAGTGTAGCTGATATTGTTGACGGCAGTTATTTCTCAATTGATCCGGTGATTCTAACATTCAACGGTACAGATGAAGATGCAAAAATTGTTACACCAAAATTCACCTCACATTTTGCCGTAGATAAGTTTAGAAAAGAGCTAAATTTCAAAATAGAAACTGCATCAGGTAAAGAAATTGCTTACAAACGTGATTTATTGAAAGGTGAAGGCTTTGCACCAAACTCTCGAGTTGAAGATAATCTTGCGAAATACAACGCAAGTAAAGCGGTTGCTTCAGTATCGAGTTTTGCTAATGCTGCTTTAGAATCAAAAGGTCAAATGGTGATTGAAACCGCCAACGTGAAAGAAGAACAACTACAGATTTTATTCAAAAAAGCGGATAAAGAAACACAAAAACGTTTCTTGGAATGGGCTAAAAAACAACAATAG